The following coding sequences are from one Maniola hyperantus chromosome 7, iAphHyp1.2, whole genome shotgun sequence window:
- the LOC117983606 gene encoding uncharacterized protein gives MKALLAILVICTLYLTLDCANELRDTKIIIRKYPKKVNTTLQKGIQLVNSKKFGKLGTYNVSHKAKMKKSLIKKINYTAFPPIAERKINDVPESIYFQGDIDRKTRVKKVLPDYAVPFLRRKRSAAAQVNTTGIGKVTENNKNVKRRKSNKKRLKRKGLNKNSKNFTFKRNKAKSKSNVIKGEVPYVLKKTKKRNTNPRKLRIVKRGKKGRGRVGSLKYTKNKNQTKFLYPGRDQIGPKKQDARNPKQQSRVTRKPEKKVRNRRLIAGRDAMIQDYPYVVSIQKDNRHWCAGALLNPRLVITTANCVWKSKSMSRMRVRAGSRHMDRGGQLVKIQEVVKHPKWSIRTLPDHDVALLLLNKNIKFSDSVHGVDLPNRAMWPAFEDVWVTGWGAERRDGIFKSVGVTLQVYHAMLMDHDKCNNVTMRFGVAVSENFICVAQTGRRAPCTRDTGAPAVSDGILWGLASWGIRKLCGTERYPAMFSYLASRSNLDFITNATHYLMSDKRYYPYADRFVVDRAGLTSTAATTY, from the exons ATGAAGGCACTGTTGGCAATACTGGTTATATGCACACTATATTTAACTTTAGACTGCGCTAATGAACTACGTGAtacaaaaattatcattagaaaGTATCCAAAAAAAGTGAATACAACGCTACAGAAGGGTATCCAATTAGTGAACTCCAAGAAATTCGGAAAATTGGGAACATATAATgtaagccataaagcaaaaatGAAGAAGTCTCTTATAAAAAAGATTAACTACACAGCTTTCCCACCAATCGCCGAGAGGAAAATAAATGATGTTCCAGAAAGTATTTATTTCCAAGGTGATATAGACAGAAAAACGCGCGTGAAAAAGGTATTGCCAGATTATGCTGTACCTTTCTTAAGAAGGAAAAGGTCTGCTGCCGCTCAAGTTAACACTACAGGAATTGGAAAAGtaacagaaaataataaaaatgtcaagCGAAGAAAAAGTAACAAAAAGCGACTAAAACGTAAAGgtctaaataaaaattcaaaaaattttacttttaaaagaaaCAAAGCTAAAAGTAAATCAAATGTTATCAAGGGTGAAGTTCCTTACGtattaaagaaaacaaaaaagagAAATACAAATCCTAGAAAATTGCGAATCGTAAAACGTGGTAAGAAGGGTAGGGGAAGGGTTGGTAGCTTGAAATAcactaaaaacaaaaatcaaacTAAATTTCTTTACCCTGGGCGAGACCAGATAGGACCCAAAAAGCAAGATGCAAGAAATCCAAAACAACAAAGCAGAGTGACTAGGAAACCAGAAAAGAAAG TAAGGAATAGACGTTTGATAGCCGGGAGAGACGCTATGATACAAGACTACCCGTATGTGGTGTCCATTCAAAAGGACAATCGGCATTGGTGTGCGGGCGCATTGCTTAACCCCCGTCTTGTTATCACAACTGCCAATTGCGTATGGAA ATCAAAGAGCATGAGTCGCATGCGCGTCAGAGCCGGTAGCAGGCATATGGACAGAGGTGGTCAGCTTGTCAAGATCCAGGAGGTAGTCAAACATCCCAAGTGGAGTATCCGCACTCTACCAGATCACGATGTGGCTTTGTTACTGCTGAATAAGAACATTAA ATTTTCAGATTCAGTTCACGGTGTAGACCTTCCGAACCGTGCCATGTGGCCTGCCTTTGAAGACGTTTGGGTCACCGGCTGGGGAGCTGAAAGG cgCGATGGCATATTTAAATCAGTGGGCGTGACCTTGCAAGTGTACCACGCGATGTTGATGGACCACGACAAGTGTAACAACGTCACCATGCGCTTCGGCGTGGCCGTGTCGGAAAACTTCATATGCGTCGCGCAGACTGGGAGACGCGCACCTTGCACT cGGGATACAGGCGCTCCAGCCGTGAGTGACGGAATATTATGGGGACTCGCGTCGTGGGGTATTCGGAAACT aTGTGGCACAGAACGATATCCAGCCATGTTCTCATACTTGGCATCACGCTCAAATCTGGACTTCATCACCAATGCGACCCATTACTTGATGTCCGACAAGCGGTACTATCCGTATGCAGACCGCTTTGTTGTTGACCGAGCAGGTCTTACCTCGACTGCAGCTACTACATACTAA
- the IFT52 gene encoding intraflagellar transport protein 52 homolog has translation MKAIDTVLFDISKNELFKINENFKMLHRKLKSAWKVMINREEISPHILQDVKILVIPGPQNAFTDDELAALKSVVERGDSVLVMMTDGGEERMNTNINFFLEEYGIVVNNDCVVRAKYHKFYHPKECHISNGILNRAVLKHIMKMPNYISESDDFLEDPPTPNFVYPYGATLTVKKPSAAIFSSSDVCYPVKRPVAAMYISEKSGGKLFVIGSGHFFADQYLDSECNDLIREMIFNYLGGVTDFHLNAIDVEDPDINEYRTLGDTLWLSSVLLPEPASAPPPRLAPLHPHALFTWTLFSLNLSHLPEVLGLYEELGVKHEPLRLITPQFETPFPPLQLAVFAPTFRDLPPPPLELFDLDEAFSSERSQLARLANKCLQPLNARMGQGDGRLENELEYFVRECGRAVRLSRAITTDDAPAGKHILHQLAIQLATFKKIAPRD, from the exons ATGAAGGCGATAGACACGGTATTATTCGATATTTCCAAAAATGAACTCTTCAAAATCaacgaaaatttcaaaatgctgCATCGGAAGTTGAAGAGCGCTTGGAAGGTCATGAT AAATCGGGAAGAAATATCTCCTCACATACTCCAAGATGTGAAGATCTTGGTGATACCAGGACCACAAAATGCATTTACAGATGACGAGCTCGCAGCGCTGAAAAGTGTGGTAGAAAGAGGAGACTCTGTGTTGGTGATGATGACAGATGGGGGGGAGGAACGTATGAACACTAATATAAACTTCTTTCTGGAAGAGTATGGAATTGTTGTTAATAATG ATTGTGTAGTCCGAGCTAAGTATCACAAGTTCTACCATCCTAAAGAGTGTCATATATCTAATGGCATCCTCAATCGAGCGGTGTTGAAGCACATTATGAAGATGCCAAATTATATCAGCGAATCTGATGACTTTTT AGAAGACCCACCTACACCAAATTTTGTATATCCCTACGGTGCAACATTGACGGTCAAGAAACCCTCCGCAGCAATATTTTCAAGCAGTGACGTGTGCTATCCTGTGAAACGACCAGTTGCTGCTATGTACATCTCGGAAAAAAGTGGAG GAAAGCTCTTTGTCATCGGGTCTGGGCATTTCTTTGCAGATCAGTATTTAGATAGTGAATGCAACGATCTTATTCGCGAAATGATTTTCAATTATCTTGGAGGTGTCACTGACTTTCATCTCAATGCCATTGATGTTGAGGACCCTGAT ATCAACGAATACCGAACTCTGGGGGACACTTTATGGCTTAGCTCGGTTCTACTGCCAGAACCAGCCAGCGCTCCGCCCCCGCGGCTTGCACCCTTGCACCCCCACGCTCTTTTCACCTGGACACTGTTCTCGCTCAACCTTTCTCACT TGCCTGAAGTACTGGGATTATATGAAGAGCTTGGCGTAAAACATGAGCCGTTAAGGCTGATAACTCCACAGTTCGAAACACCGTTTCCACCACTGCAGCTAGCT GTTTTTGCGCCAACTTTCAGGGATCTCCCTCCGCCACCATTAGAGCTCTTCGATTTGGATGAAGCATTCAGCTCAGAGCGGTCGCAGCTCGCGAGGCTAGCTAACAAATGTCTGCAGCCTCTGAACGCTAGGATGGGACAAG GTGACGGTAGATTAGAAAACGAACTAGAATATTTCGTCCGAGAATGCGGTCGCGCAGTGAGACTGTCTCGAGCTATAACCACCGACGACGCGCCCGCAGGCAAGCACATCTTGCACCAGCTCGCCATACAGCTTGCTACCTTCAAGAAGATCGCACCACGAGATTAA
- the eya gene encoding eyes absent homolog 2 isoform X1: MVTLMPCGYLGGASPRCNLDHEPKAKRSRPDAGTDVRLSGEVNTSPCESESTSDSPPSLLQDATLPALLVSGATTLFQNTNTSTNSALSLTTVDNLGLPSSEVESCSLSNGCVTSSSLAGLALPLTSTGGLCSTTSSSAVAWLMNEDSTGGGVKSEVRSPGLCEADVALYGETLPYDQSTLPYQYYNSMQQYGGGGTASSYVSSTLYNQPYAAYPPAHNSNNRSSCKATPTYLSYGVGSMGTVSGNFATQPSPYAYPSYNGALTQSFPNSQQDYSSYATGYADHSVAQYGGYYATPSYSPYVSSPSSSGSAGHTSYHLGGTLSESPSSMLPTLPDTPLSPIKNEVHAASRRCRENSGESTASRSRGRGRRNTSSSPAQHVPEPATDRVFIWDLDETIIIFHTLLTGTYATKYNKDTQQIVQLGFRMEELIYSLCDMHFFFNDVEDCDQEHIDAVAADDNGQDLSAYNFASDGFHAGAAPNTGLCAPGVRGGVDWMRKLAFRYRKIKDTYNNYRNSVGGLLGPAKREQWLQLRAELEQATDNWLTLACKCLNMINSRENCVNVLVTNTQLVPALAKVLLFGLGGVFPIENIYSATKTGKETCFEKIKQRFGDRCTYVAIGDGPDEEDAAKKKNYPFWRISGHSDIAALYNALDMGFL, from the exons GTTATCAGGCGAAGTCAACACCAGTCCGTGCGAATCCGAATCAACGTCTGACTCTCCGCCCTCATTGCTGCAAGATGCCACATTGCCAGCTCTTTTAGTATCAGGGGCTACAACCTTGTTTCAAAATACAAATACTTCAACAAATTCTGCATTAAGTCTGACGACTGTAGACAATCTAGGCTTACCCAGCTCAGAAGTAGAAAGCTGCAGTTTATCGAACGGATGCGTGACGAGCTCTTCACTAGCCGGTCTGGCTTTACCCCTGACTTCGACTGGTGGATTGTGTTCAACAACATCATCGTCAGCAGTTGCTTGGTTGATGAATGAGGATAGCACGG gAGGTGGTGTTAAGAGTGAGGTGCGGAGCCCGGGGCTTTGCGAAGCAGACGTGGCGTTATACGGTGAAACGTTGCCTTACGACCAGTCCACACTGCCCTACCAgtattataatag TATGCAACAGTATGGAGGCGGCGGCACGGCATCATCGTACGTCAGCTCGACTCTGTACAACCAACCCTACGCCGCGTACCCGCCAGCGCACAACTCTAATAACAG GTCGTCGTGCAAAGCGACGCCGACGTATCTTAGCTATGGCGTAGGCAGCATGGGTACAGTGTCAGGCAATTTCGCCACGCAACCTTCGCCATACGCCTACCCTTCGTACAACGGTGCATTGACGCAATCCTTCCCAAACAGTCAACAG GACTACAGTAGTTATGCGACAGGTTACGCGGACCATAGTGTAGCGCAATACGGCGGTTACTACGCCACCCCTAGTTACTCGCCCTATGTTAGCTCGCCCAGTAGCAGTGGAAGTGCTGGCCATACCTCATACCATCTAGGAGGCACGTTATCAG AGTCTCCTTCGTCGATGTTGCCAACTTTACCTGACACTCCCCTATCCCCAATCAAAAATGAAGTACACGCAGCTAGTCGGAGATGTAGAGAAAATTCTGG TGAAAGCACAGCAAGCAGATCACGAGGGCGCGGTCGACGGAACACGTCGTCGTCACCCGCACAACATGTTCCCGAACCAGCGACAGACAGAGTGTTTATATGGGATCTAGATGAAACCATCATCATCTTCCACACGCTGCTTACGGGCACATATGCAACTAAATATAATAAG GATACACAGCAAATAGTGCAATTAGGTTTTAGAATGGAGGAACTAATATACAGTTTATGTGATATGCATTTCTTCTTCAATGATGTTGAG GACTGTGACCAGGAGCACATAGACGCAGTAGCAGCAGATGACAACGGCCAAGACCTTTCTGCGTACAACTTTGCCTCAGACGGCTTCCACGCAGGCGCCGCTCCTAACACCGGCCTCTGCGCGCCTGGTGTCCGTGGCGGAGTCGACTGGATGAGGAAACTAGCTTTTAGATACAGAAAAATTAAggatacctacaataattatagAAATAG TGTTGGAGGTCTATTGGGGCCAGCGAAAAGGGAGCAATGGTTGCAGCTGCGGGCGGAGCTGGAACAGGCGACGGACAACTGGCTGACTCTGGCTTGCAAATGTCTCAACATGATCAACTCGAG GGAAAACTGCGTGAATGTGCTAGTAACGAACACGCAGCTAGTTCCGGCGCTCGCCAAAGTACTGCTGTTCGGCCTCGGCGGAGTGTTCCCCATTGAAAATATCTACTCCGCTACCAAAACAG GTAAAGAAACGTGTTTCGAAAAGATCAAACAGCGGTTCGGCGATCGGTGTACATACGTAGCGATCGGCGATGGGCCGGACGAAGAGGATGCGGCTAAGAAGAAAAACTACCCCTTCTGGAGGATATCCGGGCATTCGGACATCGCCGCGTTGTACAACGCGCTAGATATGGGCTTCTTATGA
- the eya gene encoding eyes absent homolog 2 isoform X2: MQTIRLEAKRSRPDAGTDVRLSGEVNTSPCESESTSDSPPSLLQDATLPALLVSGATTLFQNTNTSTNSALSLTTVDNLGLPSSEVESCSLSNGCVTSSSLAGLALPLTSTGGLCSTTSSSAVAWLMNEDSTGGGVKSEVRSPGLCEADVALYGETLPYDQSTLPYQYYNSMQQYGGGGTASSYVSSTLYNQPYAAYPPAHNSNNRSSCKATPTYLSYGVGSMGTVSGNFATQPSPYAYPSYNGALTQSFPNSQQDYSSYATGYADHSVAQYGGYYATPSYSPYVSSPSSSGSAGHTSYHLGGTLSESPSSMLPTLPDTPLSPIKNEVHAASRRCRENSGESTASRSRGRGRRNTSSSPAQHVPEPATDRVFIWDLDETIIIFHTLLTGTYATKYNKDTQQIVQLGFRMEELIYSLCDMHFFFNDVEDCDQEHIDAVAADDNGQDLSAYNFASDGFHAGAAPNTGLCAPGVRGGVDWMRKLAFRYRKIKDTYNNYRNSVGGLLGPAKREQWLQLRAELEQATDNWLTLACKCLNMINSRENCVNVLVTNTQLVPALAKVLLFGLGGVFPIENIYSATKTGKETCFEKIKQRFGDRCTYVAIGDGPDEEDAAKKKNYPFWRISGHSDIAALYNALDMGFL; the protein is encoded by the exons GTTATCAGGCGAAGTCAACACCAGTCCGTGCGAATCCGAATCAACGTCTGACTCTCCGCCCTCATTGCTGCAAGATGCCACATTGCCAGCTCTTTTAGTATCAGGGGCTACAACCTTGTTTCAAAATACAAATACTTCAACAAATTCTGCATTAAGTCTGACGACTGTAGACAATCTAGGCTTACCCAGCTCAGAAGTAGAAAGCTGCAGTTTATCGAACGGATGCGTGACGAGCTCTTCACTAGCCGGTCTGGCTTTACCCCTGACTTCGACTGGTGGATTGTGTTCAACAACATCATCGTCAGCAGTTGCTTGGTTGATGAATGAGGATAGCACGG gAGGTGGTGTTAAGAGTGAGGTGCGGAGCCCGGGGCTTTGCGAAGCAGACGTGGCGTTATACGGTGAAACGTTGCCTTACGACCAGTCCACACTGCCCTACCAgtattataatag TATGCAACAGTATGGAGGCGGCGGCACGGCATCATCGTACGTCAGCTCGACTCTGTACAACCAACCCTACGCCGCGTACCCGCCAGCGCACAACTCTAATAACAG GTCGTCGTGCAAAGCGACGCCGACGTATCTTAGCTATGGCGTAGGCAGCATGGGTACAGTGTCAGGCAATTTCGCCACGCAACCTTCGCCATACGCCTACCCTTCGTACAACGGTGCATTGACGCAATCCTTCCCAAACAGTCAACAG GACTACAGTAGTTATGCGACAGGTTACGCGGACCATAGTGTAGCGCAATACGGCGGTTACTACGCCACCCCTAGTTACTCGCCCTATGTTAGCTCGCCCAGTAGCAGTGGAAGTGCTGGCCATACCTCATACCATCTAGGAGGCACGTTATCAG AGTCTCCTTCGTCGATGTTGCCAACTTTACCTGACACTCCCCTATCCCCAATCAAAAATGAAGTACACGCAGCTAGTCGGAGATGTAGAGAAAATTCTGG TGAAAGCACAGCAAGCAGATCACGAGGGCGCGGTCGACGGAACACGTCGTCGTCACCCGCACAACATGTTCCCGAACCAGCGACAGACAGAGTGTTTATATGGGATCTAGATGAAACCATCATCATCTTCCACACGCTGCTTACGGGCACATATGCAACTAAATATAATAAG GATACACAGCAAATAGTGCAATTAGGTTTTAGAATGGAGGAACTAATATACAGTTTATGTGATATGCATTTCTTCTTCAATGATGTTGAG GACTGTGACCAGGAGCACATAGACGCAGTAGCAGCAGATGACAACGGCCAAGACCTTTCTGCGTACAACTTTGCCTCAGACGGCTTCCACGCAGGCGCCGCTCCTAACACCGGCCTCTGCGCGCCTGGTGTCCGTGGCGGAGTCGACTGGATGAGGAAACTAGCTTTTAGATACAGAAAAATTAAggatacctacaataattatagAAATAG TGTTGGAGGTCTATTGGGGCCAGCGAAAAGGGAGCAATGGTTGCAGCTGCGGGCGGAGCTGGAACAGGCGACGGACAACTGGCTGACTCTGGCTTGCAAATGTCTCAACATGATCAACTCGAG GGAAAACTGCGTGAATGTGCTAGTAACGAACACGCAGCTAGTTCCGGCGCTCGCCAAAGTACTGCTGTTCGGCCTCGGCGGAGTGTTCCCCATTGAAAATATCTACTCCGCTACCAAAACAG GTAAAGAAACGTGTTTCGAAAAGATCAAACAGCGGTTCGGCGATCGGTGTACATACGTAGCGATCGGCGATGGGCCGGACGAAGAGGATGCGGCTAAGAAGAAAAACTACCCCTTCTGGAGGATATCCGGGCATTCGGACATCGCCGCGTTGTACAACGCGCTAGATATGGGCTTCTTATGA